Proteins co-encoded in one Astyanax mexicanus isolate ESR-SI-001 chromosome 1, AstMex3_surface, whole genome shotgun sequence genomic window:
- the LOC125801134 gene encoding uncharacterized protein LOC125801134 isoform X1 produces the protein MDEELKSFLRKRNIEEECIQQLEKEKIDTSVIPLMADKDLAKYFPKAGDRVSVVAFCRQTDTSVDPKLRKESILARLRRRLSPRDEDTGTPSSKKRNLWTGNKSAQKQQRRIEVGWMDFDAKDQRYKQVKSINGGGTRQLTVDKGTTVEEIRERAESLFFPNGVSKKKKLASFITEIQSSQIEVNSSDTVIQLYEKSGVRLLRLYLCTKVRRDTPTEDPEDQHSQPTVDLTGSEDEQQIGDGCEEDLDLEVIFGAGENDGVSLDDTIPCETPVEPPTVPELQIILSQTSEGPVPVIQGHEINQPQMPMATVPVILELEVFQSQMPVDPVPIMPELEVNQPGDHVPAMSEVTMIQEPQLQDASNTTVMNLVHVSAIPDVIRIQEPLVQAALDTTVLHPVHVLGTPELTMTELLHTPEQLVPDYPEPAAETLIIRRGHCLLDLINAFKNPAILHSKVSIKMRLPNGKLEEGEGSGVLRDCLTEFWTEFYERCTLGMDVKVPLIRHDYQCDEWQAIGRIFVVGWFQARYFPVQLAAPFLEVVLYGTSASSLKDAFLQYVSAQEREILLNALKDFESVENDALLDALEAHECHQVPTKENLVPLLSQMGHKALIQAPMYIIECWRPIVEELANDVPPDALDGILKKKIPTGKAVKDLLFFPEEMNASQSLVARYLKRYISELDLHTLQLFLRFCTGSNLIDGPITVEFIETSDFQRRPQSHTCAKILKLPIGYQNDPDLRSDFNSILSSSVWVMDIV, from the exons ATGGATGAAGAACTGAAGAGCTTCTTAAGAAAAAGAAACATTGAAGAGGAATGCATACAACAACTTGAGAAAGAAAAG aTCGATACGTCTGTAATCCCTTTGATGGCTGACAAAGACCTTGCAAAATACTTTCCAAAAGCTGGAGACAGAGTGTCTGTTGTTGCATTCTGTCGACAAACAGACACGTCAGTTGACCCCAAACTCAGAAAGGAGTCTATTTTAGCACGGTTGCGACGTAGACTGTCCCCAAGAGATGAAGACACTGGCACTCcatccagcaaaaaaagaaatcTCTGGACGGGTAATAAAAGTGCACAAAAGCAGCAAAGACGAATagaagttggatggatggattttgatGCAAAAGATCAAAGATACAAGCAAGTAAAATCAATAAATGGTGGTGGGACAAGACAGCTCACAGTAGACAAAGGGACAACTGTGGAAGAAATTAGAGAACGTGCTGAGAGTTTGTTTTTCCCGAATGGGGTGTCCAAGAAGAAAAAGCTGGCTTCCTTCATCACAGAAATACAATCATCTCAAATTGAGGTCAACAGCTCAGATACTGTCATTCAGTTATATGAGAAAAGTGGAGTAAGGCTGCTGAGACTGTATCTCTGTACAAAAGTAAGGAGAGATACACCCACTGAAGACCCAGAAGACCAACATTCCCAGCCAACCGTTGACCTTACAGGCAGTGAAGATGAACAACAAATTGGTGATGGATGTGAGGAAGATCTTGATCTGGAAGTAATTTTTGGAGCAGGCGAGAATGATGGTGTATCATTAGATGACACCATACCATGTGAAACTCCAGTTGAGCCTCCTACAGTCCCAGAACTCCAGATAATCCTGTCACAGACGTCAG AGGGTCCTGTTCCTGTAATACAAGGccatgaaataaaccaaccacAGATGCCAA TGGCCACTGTTCCTGTTATACTAGAACTTGAAGTCTTCCAGTCACAGATGCCAG TGGACCCTGTTCCTATAATGCCAGAACTTGAAGTGAACCAGCCAG GTGACCATGTTCCTGCAATGTCAGAAGTCACAATGATTCAGGAGCCACAACTGCAAG ATGCTTCAAACACCACAGTGATGAATCTAGTTCATGTGTCTGCAATACCAGATGTCATTAGGATCCAGGAGCCATTGGTGCAAG CTGCTTTGGACACTACAGTGCTGCATCCTGTTCATGTTCTTGGAACTCCAGAACTTACAATGACTGAGCTGCTACATACGCCAG AACAACTGGTACCTGATTATCCTGAACCTGCAGCTGAAACCCTAATCATTCGTCGAGGACATTGTCTCCTTGACCTGATTAATGCTTTCAAAAATCCAGCCATTCTACACTCCAAGGTCTCCATTAAGATGCGTCTTCCAAATGGAAAACTTGAAGAAGGGGAAGGAAGTGGTGTTTTAAGGGATTGCTTAACAGAATTTTGGACAGAATTTTATGAGAGATGCACTTTGGGCATGGATGTGAAAGTTCCCCTTATTAGGCATGACTATCAGTGTGACGAGTGGCAGGCAATTGGCAGAATTTTTGTAGTAGGATGGTTTCAAGCACGCTACTTCCCTGTACAACTGGCCGCTCCATTCCTAGAAGTAGTTCTGTATGGCACAAGTGCAAGTAGCCTAAAGGATGCATTTTTGCAGTATGTCTCTGCACAAGAAAGAGAGATCCTTCTCAATGCTTTAAAAGACTTTGAGTCTGTCGAAAATGATGCTTTGTTAGATGCCCTTGAGGCCCATGAGTGTCACCAGGTTCCTACCAAAGAAAATTTGGTCCCACTGCTATCACAAATGGGACACAAGGCCCTTATACAGGCACCAATGTACATTATTGAGTGTTGGCGTCCaattgtagaagagctagcaaaTGATGTTCCACCAGATGCTCTGGACGGTATCCTAAAGAAGAAAATTCCAACAGGAAAGGCAGTGAAGGATCTCCTTTTCTTCCCAGAAGAAATGAATGCATCCCAATCATTAGTAGCCCGATATCTAAAGAGATACATAAGTGAACTTGATTTGCATACACTTCAACTATTCCTCCGTTTTTGTACTGGTTCCAATTTGATTGATGGGCCGATTACTGTGGAGTTTATTGAGACATCCGACTTCCAAAGAAGACCACAGTCGCACACATGTGCCAAGATATTAAAGTTGCCAATAGGATACCAAAATGATCCTGACCTTCGCAGTGATTTTAATAGCATACTCTCAAGCTCTGTGTGGGTTATGGACATTGTTTAG
- the LOC125782657 gene encoding chromobox protein homolog 2-like: MPWSAEPSDIPAVDQWMRRSEEVWEETHRRIEAVLEQHKQQADRHRREAPLYSPGDRVWLSTRDFRLPEGNKKLSPVIPGPLDETSHGMLPPPPVLMDGGPVYAVERLLDSRRRRGALEYLVDWEGYGPEERSWVTAADVLDPLLVEEFHRSHPSCPAPRPRGRPRRRSPDPGRGRRYRSAATRSLSSVRGSRRGRPRTRGRPRTRAPVQAIPASGSRVRRASGRRGAVPVCRPRPSVLSDSSGGGESPLLV; encoded by the exons ATGCCATGGTCAGCTGAACCTTCTGATATCCCTGCAGTAGATCAGTGGATGCGCCGTAGCgaggaggtgtgggaggagactcacagacgtaTAGAAGCCGTGTTAGAACAACACAAACAGCAGGCTGATCGTCATCGTCGTGAGGCCCCGCTCTACTCCCCAGGAGATCGcgtttggctatctaccagggatttccggctccCCGAAGGCAACAAAAAattatca ccggttatccctggtccgctgGATGAGACCTCGCATGGGATGCTGCCTCCTCCGCCTGTGCTCATGGATGGTGGACCCGTCTACGCGGTGGAGCGCCTGTTAGACTCCAGAAGGAGgaggggagccctggagtacctggtTGATTGGGAAGGCtacggacctgaggagagaagctgggttaCTGCAGCAGACGTCCTTGACCCATTGTTGGTGGAAGAATTCCATCGGTCGCATCCGTCTTGTCCAGCACCACGCCCTCGGGGTCGTCCAAGGAGGAGGTCTCCTGACCCTGGAAGGGGTAGGCGCTATAGGTCTGCTGCTACTCGGTCTCTcagttccgtccgcggctccagGAGGGGTCGTCCCAGGACCAGGGGTCGTCCCAGGACCAGGGCTCCTGTTCAGGCTATCCCCGCTTCGGGTTCTCGTGTCCGTCGGGCCTCCGGGCGGAGAGGGGCGGTTCCTGTGTGTCGTCCTCGTCCTTCGGTTCTTTCGGActcctcggggggag GTGAGTCACCTCTCCTTGTTTAA
- the LOC125801134 gene encoding uncharacterized protein LOC125801134 isoform X2, translated as MDEELKSFLRKRNIEEECIQQLEKEKIDTSVIPLMADKDLAKYFPKAGDRVSVVAFCRQTDTSVDPKLRKESILARLRRRLSPRDEDTGTPSSKKRNLWTGNKSAQKQQRRIEVGWMDFDAKDQRYKQVKSINGGGTRQLTVDKGTTVEEIRERAESLFFPNGVSKKKKLASFITEIQSSQIEVNSSDTVIQLYEKSGVRLLRLYLCTKVRRDTPTEDPEDQHSQPTVDLTGSEDEQQIGDGCEEDLDLEVIFGAGENDGVSLDDTIPCETPVEPPTVPELQIILSQTSEGPVPVIQGHEINQPQMPMATVPVILELEVFQSQMPVDPVPIMPELEVNQPGDHVPAMSEVTMIQEPQLQAALDTTVLHPVHVLGTPELTMTELLHTPEQLVPDYPEPAAETLIIRRGHCLLDLINAFKNPAILHSKVSIKMRLPNGKLEEGEGSGVLRDCLTEFWTEFYERCTLGMDVKVPLIRHDYQCDEWQAIGRIFVVGWFQARYFPVQLAAPFLEVVLYGTSASSLKDAFLQYVSAQEREILLNALKDFESVENDALLDALEAHECHQVPTKENLVPLLSQMGHKALIQAPMYIIECWRPIVEELANDVPPDALDGILKKKIPTGKAVKDLLFFPEEMNASQSLVARYLKRYISELDLHTLQLFLRFCTGSNLIDGPITVEFIETSDFQRRPQSHTCAKILKLPIGYQNDPDLRSDFNSILSSSVWVMDIV; from the exons ATGGATGAAGAACTGAAGAGCTTCTTAAGAAAAAGAAACATTGAAGAGGAATGCATACAACAACTTGAGAAAGAAAAG aTCGATACGTCTGTAATCCCTTTGATGGCTGACAAAGACCTTGCAAAATACTTTCCAAAAGCTGGAGACAGAGTGTCTGTTGTTGCATTCTGTCGACAAACAGACACGTCAGTTGACCCCAAACTCAGAAAGGAGTCTATTTTAGCACGGTTGCGACGTAGACTGTCCCCAAGAGATGAAGACACTGGCACTCcatccagcaaaaaaagaaatcTCTGGACGGGTAATAAAAGTGCACAAAAGCAGCAAAGACGAATagaagttggatggatggattttgatGCAAAAGATCAAAGATACAAGCAAGTAAAATCAATAAATGGTGGTGGGACAAGACAGCTCACAGTAGACAAAGGGACAACTGTGGAAGAAATTAGAGAACGTGCTGAGAGTTTGTTTTTCCCGAATGGGGTGTCCAAGAAGAAAAAGCTGGCTTCCTTCATCACAGAAATACAATCATCTCAAATTGAGGTCAACAGCTCAGATACTGTCATTCAGTTATATGAGAAAAGTGGAGTAAGGCTGCTGAGACTGTATCTCTGTACAAAAGTAAGGAGAGATACACCCACTGAAGACCCAGAAGACCAACATTCCCAGCCAACCGTTGACCTTACAGGCAGTGAAGATGAACAACAAATTGGTGATGGATGTGAGGAAGATCTTGATCTGGAAGTAATTTTTGGAGCAGGCGAGAATGATGGTGTATCATTAGATGACACCATACCATGTGAAACTCCAGTTGAGCCTCCTACAGTCCCAGAACTCCAGATAATCCTGTCACAGACGTCAG AGGGTCCTGTTCCTGTAATACAAGGccatgaaataaaccaaccacAGATGCCAA TGGCCACTGTTCCTGTTATACTAGAACTTGAAGTCTTCCAGTCACAGATGCCAG TGGACCCTGTTCCTATAATGCCAGAACTTGAAGTGAACCAGCCAG GTGACCATGTTCCTGCAATGTCAGAAGTCACAATGATTCAGGAGCCACAACTGCAAG CTGCTTTGGACACTACAGTGCTGCATCCTGTTCATGTTCTTGGAACTCCAGAACTTACAATGACTGAGCTGCTACATACGCCAG AACAACTGGTACCTGATTATCCTGAACCTGCAGCTGAAACCCTAATCATTCGTCGAGGACATTGTCTCCTTGACCTGATTAATGCTTTCAAAAATCCAGCCATTCTACACTCCAAGGTCTCCATTAAGATGCGTCTTCCAAATGGAAAACTTGAAGAAGGGGAAGGAAGTGGTGTTTTAAGGGATTGCTTAACAGAATTTTGGACAGAATTTTATGAGAGATGCACTTTGGGCATGGATGTGAAAGTTCCCCTTATTAGGCATGACTATCAGTGTGACGAGTGGCAGGCAATTGGCAGAATTTTTGTAGTAGGATGGTTTCAAGCACGCTACTTCCCTGTACAACTGGCCGCTCCATTCCTAGAAGTAGTTCTGTATGGCACAAGTGCAAGTAGCCTAAAGGATGCATTTTTGCAGTATGTCTCTGCACAAGAAAGAGAGATCCTTCTCAATGCTTTAAAAGACTTTGAGTCTGTCGAAAATGATGCTTTGTTAGATGCCCTTGAGGCCCATGAGTGTCACCAGGTTCCTACCAAAGAAAATTTGGTCCCACTGCTATCACAAATGGGACACAAGGCCCTTATACAGGCACCAATGTACATTATTGAGTGTTGGCGTCCaattgtagaagagctagcaaaTGATGTTCCACCAGATGCTCTGGACGGTATCCTAAAGAAGAAAATTCCAACAGGAAAGGCAGTGAAGGATCTCCTTTTCTTCCCAGAAGAAATGAATGCATCCCAATCATTAGTAGCCCGATATCTAAAGAGATACATAAGTGAACTTGATTTGCATACACTTCAACTATTCCTCCGTTTTTGTACTGGTTCCAATTTGATTGATGGGCCGATTACTGTGGAGTTTATTGAGACATCCGACTTCCAAAGAAGACCACAGTCGCACACATGTGCCAAGATATTAAAGTTGCCAATAGGATACCAAAATGATCCTGACCTTCGCAGTGATTTTAATAGCATACTCTCAAGCTCTGTGTGGGTTATGGACATTGTTTAG